The Pocillopora verrucosa isolate sample1 chromosome 14, ASM3666991v2, whole genome shotgun sequence genome has a segment encoding these proteins:
- the LOC131777692 gene encoding NEDD4-binding protein 2 isoform X1 — translation MPRRRNQSPDAPSSGKDSTEKVPKDNDVQLRWRENTLFELQNMFSGSIDPGVVQLVLSESDYNVNDAVEKLFVLSGIEQGQTESQAIPDSRPSKSPLENQKPNYQHGISNAGRVAHKVDSQFKGIQAGASSDNSSLSVIKSSFTQTSKGKIALLSQNSTSDGHHQGEVPRSLPHYKPTSGVSYGADRTVSPEGVLLHVGTDNTSSVTSSGLPDFPDYVALQFNTLTNPANTPYAELLSSQKPTIHQRDMQSEDLEPPAGPDHCEHSKPKTINLPIHDQELKGNLESYNKQVISGSSSTEQTKKIPLGCSEKKPLDFEFSRKEQQVESSSATDRSDNTNPRVSCNEGQRTSNDHNCNYNHLNFYQNTSKTSLKHNDDTPQLQHRTNTVQQLQLHHNEKSKSKETMSQPPAIQRQIYPYLRPQGFSQTSNVSQQRFPIMPVVPAVWHPGLLTQRFPGHVPTQYLQGPLSTNPCFSFGAPHMAAVTRPVRHGFGVRGSMSPPTKQKVLILMRGLPGSGKTFLAQKLKGRDGVVLSTDDYFYRNQRYKFDASSLGEAHEWNQSRAKTAMESQQSPLIIDNTNTQSWEMKPYISMAVKYGYHIKIVEPNTPWKWDVKELVRRNQHGVTYAAITRMKERYEHNLSVETLKKSERHTDARKTEDELETKKVTDIKSYSGGPRSQTSSIQTGSADLTTSPTEGCRVSSGKRTASKQEKSGNISSPKVTECANTPSVGDGIHGHMGLSTRGFDRPEETDCKSKTGGSKKSECNSKIRGIDNGEFGEGAHALISSFSPKQQRAPRMRIKRSPNTQQSVTTKLSSLDYKGDKSDKLRGTFTSHENHEIIHEIEKSREGISPKKLSAVSCVEKLSALASLAYTRTSPPPDHLDGTLEKSRPGVETVEESRSSPSPFLDSSFISQTSPEENGHHFQCVDEEQENDERACETCTGEASKEVHITSMVNCDEYLESGKSLPLKNILDGDAILRGENDAQIGEPSESKYFPTPPPLSEILASASRTRSKSRSKSTSEPLQLVTDNANPLQENGNHLYSEPNLTEKALEHEVCDGNPDPKDRTFDEDVSTSKQSQSNLPYLLNPLQPSSSENSQNQRHAGLEFLKTCFPDVDCDLMNAILTAKGGDLTKVVDELLMRSKAPSAELSTFPADSLYFASQQEIFDSPSRVAQKSSSPTEETVNAASAPQTQSNVGGENNKLPGELSSQMYLAPKVSSQAQSPRSNTTFQLTLEPAVALHLIELFGPFAGVDFQDNISREDLVIAVDCSLARQLYKKWEHTIQTRKGIPVAGLGCKQRAKGKPTINNQLDRDQIPDIQQSTPRFPTEPQATGTLREIMDEQLAVELSRNLPNVTEQDIATKLKKQKLFEMFPGVDPVALEEVFQANGFELAPSVEAVKASCNLSGQDAPTTVIASGFSGRFVDKKATKEVQLIICYMWYPDYELSRLLSRFSFCQERAEDWSWLDLDVPSRPNSDVSSFQTLEDPSYLDYRAEAFQHYNLRDECFKKAALAFSKKQGQLAQFYAQQGHLHTEKIKEANARAAALILDQKNELTDDNTIDLHGLHVTEAIEALENMLSERIDSCSSLARKGCKFLNVVTGRGNHSRGGKARIKPAIIEYLKKHNYRFTEPHPGLVKVFL, via the exons ATGCCTAGGAGAAGAAATCAAAGTCCAGATGCCCCATCCTCAGGGAAAGATTCGACAGAGAAAGTACCGAAAGATAACGACGTTCAGCTGAGATGGCGAGAGAACACGCTTTTCGAACTGCAGAATATGTTTTCCGGTTCAATAGATCCTGGAGTTGTTCAGCTGGTACTTTCAGAGAGTGATTATAATG TAAATGATGCTGTGGAGAAGCTTTTTGTCCTAAGTGGAATTGAGCAAGGACAGACAGAAAGCCAAGCAATTCCAGACAGTCGCCCTTCTAAATCACCATTGGAAAATCAGAAACCTAATTATCAACATGGTATATCAAATGCTGGTCGGGTAGCCCATAAAGTTGACTCCCAGTTTAAAGGAATTCAGGCTGGAGCTTCTTCTGACAATTCCAGTTTGTCAGTTATTAAAAGCAGTTTTACACAGacatcaaaaggaaaaatagcaCTTTTATCACAAAATAGCACAAGTGATGGTCATCATCAAGGAGAAGTTCCAAGGTCTTTGCCACATTATAAGCCAACATCAGGTGTGTCATATGGTGCAGATAGAACAGTGTCACCTGAAGGAGTGTTGCTTCATGTAGGCACTGACAATACAAGCTCTGTTACATCATCAGGCTTACCAGATTTTCCTGATTATGTTGCCCTGCAATTTAACACTTTAACAAACCCGGCAAATACTCCCTATGCTGAGCTGTTGTCTTCTCAAAAACCTACAATTCACCAAAGAGATATGCAAAGTGAAGATTTAGAACCACCTGCTGGTCCTGACCATTGTGAACATAGTAAACCAAAAACTATTAACCTACCTATCCATGATCAGGAACTTAAAGGAAACTTAGAGTCATACAACAAACAAGTAATATCTGGAAGCAGTAGCAcagagcaaacaaaaaaaatacctctgGGTTGCAGTGAAAAGAAACCATTAGATTTTGAATTCAGCAGAAAAGAACAACAAGTTGAAAGCTCATCTGCAACAGATAGAAGTGACAACACCAATCCTCGAGTGTCATGCAATGAAGGTCAGAGGACTTCAAATGATCACAACTGTAACTATAACCATTTAAATTTCTATCAAAACACCTCAAAGACATCTCTGAAGCATAATGATGATACACCTCAGTTGCAACACAGAACAAATACTGTCCAACAACTACAACTTCATCACAATGAAAAAAGTAAGTCAAAAGAAACAATGTCTCAACCACCAGCCATTCAAAGACAAATTTACCCATATCTACGACCTCAAGGGTTCAGTCAAACATCAAATGTCTCTCAACAAAGATTTCCCATTATGCCAGTAGTACCAGCTGTATGGCATCCAGGCCTACTGACTCAAAGATTTCCAGGACATGTTCCAACCCAATACCTTCAAGGGCCACTCTCAACAAATCCTTGCTTTTCATTTGGAG cACCCCACATGGCTGCTGTAACAAGACCAGTCAGACATGGGTTTGGTGTAAGGGGCTCGATGTCACCACCAACTAAGCAGAAAGTGCTCATCCTTATGAGAGGATTACCAGGAAGCGGAAAGACCTTCCTTGCACA AAAGCTCAAAGGGCGTGATGGTGTTGTGCTCTCAACAGATGACTACTTTTATAGAAATCAGCG ATATAAATTTGATGCTAGCTCCCTTGGAGAGGCACATGAGTGGAATCAATCCAGAG CTAAAACTGCTATGGAGTCACAACAATCCCCACTGATCATAGACAACACCAATACACAGTCGTGGGAGATGAAACCTTATATTTCTATG GCAGTTAAGTATGGCTACCACATCAAAATTGTTGAACCTAACACTCCATGGAAATGGGATGTGAAAGAACTGGTCAG aCGGAACCAACATGGAGTGACTTATGCGGCGATTACAAGAATGAAAGAACGTTATGAACATAACCTCTCTGTGGAAACCTTAAAGAAATCTGAGAGACATACTGACGCAAGGAAGACTGAGGACGAACTTGAGACTAAAAAGGTAACTGATATAAAAAGCTACAGCGGTGGCCCCAGGTCACAAACTTCCTCTATACAAACAGGTTCTGCTGACTTGACTACGAGTCCAACAGAGGGCTGTAGAGTCTCCTCAGGTAAAAGAACTGcttcaaaacaggaaaagagcGGAAATATAAGCTCTCCCAAGGTCACAGAATGCGCAAACACACCCTCGGTAGGTGATGGGATTCATGGGCATATGGGGTTAAGCACGAGAGGGTTCGATCGGCCTGAGGAAACTGATTGCAAATCAAAAACTGGAGGGAGTAAAAAAAGTGAATGTAATTCTAAAATTCGTGGGATTGATAACGGTGAATTTGGAGAAGGAGCACATGCTTTGATTTCAAGTTTTAGTCCTAAGCAACAACGAGCCCCAAGGATGAGAATTAAGAGGTCACCAAATACTCAACAGTCTGTCACCACAAAGTTGTCGTCACTTGATTATAAAGGTGACAAAAGCGATAAACTCCGTGGGACCTTTACGTCACATGAAAATCACGAGATAATCCACGAGATTGAAAAGTCTAGAGAGGGGATTTCACCCAAAAAACTCAGTGCGGTATCATGTGTTGAAAAGTTATCAGCACTCGCATCCTTGGCTTACACTCGAACGTCTCCTCCACCTGACCATTTAGATGGAACTCTTGAAAAAAGCCGGCCTGGCGTAGAAACGGTGGAAGAGTCACGGTCATCACCCTCCCCTTTCTTAGACAGTTCGTTTATTAGTCAAACTTCTCCTGAAGAAAATGGGCATCATTTTCAGTGTGTTGACGAAGAACAAGAAAACGATGAACGCGCTTGCGAGACGTGCACAGGAGAAGCCAGTAAGGAAGTGCATATTACATCAATGGTCAATTGTGACGAATATCTTGAAAGTGGTAAGTCTCTGCCCCTCAAAAATATCCTTGACGGTGATGCGATTCTCAGAGGTGAAAATGACGCGCAAATTGGAGAACCCTCGGAGAGCAAATATTTCCCTACACCACCACCCCTGTCGGAAATTCTGGCCTCGGCCTCGAGAACGAGGTCGAAGAGTCGTTCAAAATCTACAAGCGAGCCACTGCAGCTTGTTACAGACAACGCGAACCCGCTGCAGGAAAATGGTAATCATCTGTATTCTGAACCAAATCTTACAGAAAAGGCGTTGGAACATGAGGTTTGTGATGGAAATCCGGATCCAAAAGACAGAACATTCGATGAAGATGTTTCAACTAGTAAACAGAGCCAGTCTAACCTACCTTACTTGCTAAATCCACTACAGCCGAGCTCATCTGAGAACTCACAGAATCAGCGGCATGCTGGGCTGGagtttttgaaaacatgtttccCGGATGTGGACTGTGATTTAATGAATGCAATTTTGACCGCGAAGGGTGGAGATCTAACGAAAGTGGTTGACGAATTACTCATGCGTTCTAAAGCTCCCTCGGCTGAGTTATCGACATTTCCAGCAGATTCACTTTACTTTGCCTCGCAGCAAGAAATCTTTGACTCTCCGAGCCGTGTGGCGCAGAAATCTTCGAGTCCAACCGAAGAAACAGTAAATGCCGCTAGTGCACCTCAAACACAAAGCAATGTTGGCGGTGAAAACAACAAACTCCCTGGTGAACTGTCCTCACAAATGTATTTAGCACCAAAGGTATCATCTCAAGCCCAGTCTCCGCGTTCAAACACAACTTTTCAGCTGACCCTTGAGCCTGCAGTTGCCTTGCACCTGATTGAGCTGTTTGGTCCGTTTGCTGGAGTTGACTTTCAAG ACAATATTAGTAGAGAAGATTTAGTCATAGCTGTAGACTGCTCGTTAGCAAGACAGCTGTACAAAAAGTGGGAGCATACTATTCAG ACAAGAAAGGGGATACCTGTTGCTGGCTTAG GATGTAAACAGAGGGCGAAAGGGAAACCAACCATTAACAACCAGTTGGATAGAGATCAGATCCCCGACATTCAGCAGTCAACTCCTCGTTTCCCCACAGAACCTCAAGCAACAGGAACCTTGAGAGAGATAATGGATGAACAACTGGCTGTGGAACTCAGCAGAAAT CTGCCTAATGTGACTGAGCAAGATATTGCAACGAAACTAAAGAAGCAGAAGCTTTTTGAAATGTTCCCTGGCGTAGATCCTGTAGCATTGGAGGAAGTCTTTCAAGCAAATGG GTTTGAATTGGCTCCATCAGTAGAAGCTGTGAAAGCGTCTTGTAATTTGTCTGGTCAAGACGCTCCTACCACTGTTATTGCATCAGGGTTTAGCGGCCGGTTTGTTGataaaaaagcaacaaaagaGGTACAACTTATCATTTGTTACATGTGGTATCCCGATTACGAATTGTCGCGACTTCTATCTCGATTTTCTTTTTGCCAGGAAAGGGCTGAAGACTGGAGCTGGTTAGACTTGGACG TGCCTTCTCGGCCAAACTCGGACGTATCCTCCTTCCAGACTCTTGAGGATCCAAGCTACCTGGATTACCGCGCTGAAGCATTTCAACATTACAATTTAAGGGATGAGTGTTTTAAGAAAGCTGCACTGGCCTTCTCCAAGAAACAAGGGCAGCTGGCACAGTTTTATGCCCAGCAG GGTCACTTGCACAccgagaaaataaaagaagccAATGCACGTGCAGCGGCATTAATTCTGGATCAAAA GAATGAGTTGACGGACGATAACACCATTGATTTACATGGTTTGCACGTTACAGAGGCCATTGAAGCTCTTGAAAACATGTTGAGCGAACGGATTG ACTCTTGTAGTAGTCTGGCCAGGAAAGGTTGCAAGTTCCTCAATGTTGTAACAGGAAGAGGAAATCACAGTCGCGGTGGTAAAGCCCGAATAAAACCTGCCATCATTGAGTATCTCAAAAAACACAACTACAG GTTTACCGAACCACACCCTGGTCTTGTTAAAGTTTTCCTGTAG